The nucleotide window tgctAAATAAGACTGAAATTTTGCTAAGAAAGTTTAATCGCACAAACGCACCGCTAAGGATAGCTGAAGTGTGAAGCAGTGAATCCGTGGTGAGAAGCGGCTCCAGCAGCATTTTCTTTCTGTCTCTTGGAATTGGTCAATTAGGTGCGGGACCATTTCAATGAGAATGCCACGCAAGAACGCTTGCTACTCTATTCTCCGAATTGACCATTGTTGACAATTGTagttcattaaaaaatttgactTGGGGCTTCCATTTCCACTTCTTTCCTCCCTTGGTTACTTGTTCTAATGAATCACAATTAAAGAAACCAACCTCACCCACCCCCACACTTTCCACTCTTAATTATCCCCCTTCCCACCCTCTCAAATCAATGGCTCCCTCAGCCATATTATTATGTGCTTTTTGCATCTTCCTTTCCAATCTCCAAAGCACAAGAGGGAGCAAACAGATCAACTGCAACACCTTGCGTTGCGGCGATATAGATATTCAGTTCCCTTTCGGTTTGAGAGGATCCAACCAAGATCGTGGCTGCAGGTATTACCCAGTTCAAAGCTTCCAACTTTCGTGCCTCCACGGAGGAACACAAACCATTCTCACCCTCCCAGGCTTCGGTAACTTAACCGTCAAAAGCATCGATTACGAATCCCAAAGCATCCGAGTCAACGACCCAGATGGGTGTCTCCCGAAACGGTTCTTACAAAAGTGGAGCCTTTCGGTTTCGGATTCACCTTTTGTTTTAAACCCCATGATTTATGGGACAATTCCCTTTAACCTCACTTTCCTGCGATGCCCCTCCAACGTGACGGACTCGTCTCAATACCCCTTGGTGCCAATTTCGTGCCTGAGCAACAACAGCAACTACTCGGTCATAGCTTCGTGGTCGCAACCTATTATGTCGTCACCCTCGTTGTCTCAACAGTGCCAGGTCATGTCTCGGGCTCTTGTCCCTCTCCCCGTGTTGGACATGCCCATGTGGCCCTTCTGGCCCGATCTCAACACTGATCTTGATTTGGTTTGGACCGAACCCGATTGTAGGAACTGTGCACTCAGTGGCCAAGTTTGTGGGTTCTCCAAGGAGAAAACTAAAACCCCTCAAGTTCGGTGTTTCGCTAGGGACTCCACCAAAGGTATGTTCGTCTGTGCGcgtgttttctttttcctgtTCAATTTTCGTTCTGTGGCTATGTTTAATTCCCAACAACATGCGACGTTGACGTTTATTTCGGATGGTTGAGGTTGTTTGTCTAATCTGTGGTTTGGTTGGTAAGGGGTGGCTTTCACGATTGAGGAAACAAATAAGCATCGCTTTGTCAACTTCAGGTTTAATgccaacaaaagaaaatgaatggttTGGCTGTGCTTGAAGTTGACACTATATatataggaaataaaaataaatgcgtTCGTACTTTAGATTTTAGaagaaacattttaattaagACAATATATGTTTGGACGAGAGAGATAAGAGATCGGCAAACTAGTACTGAGTAGTAACAATTATATGTGATAAGAAAATAGAGatagaaaagaatgaaaaatattaattgggtGTTATAttattggagttttcaaatatgaataatgtttttaattaaatagggaaaatgtcCAGTGAGAACGAGTGGATTTCCTTTTTTGTTGCCAAACTTCAAACGACTGAGTCTCTTTTTTTGTTGCCAAACTTTGAATAAGGAGATTTTTTCATGGGAGTGAGGGAACCAGTTTGATCAAAGTACGGTAATATATTATGGGAACATGGATATTTACTAGCTAGATCTTCCGTCTCTGGGGGGTTATGACCGTGAGAGGTTTtcctttcttgttttttttattaagaggtAAGCGGTTAGGTGATTTGATATTTTGACTTTCAATTGTATGAAAATGGACTAGAGGCATCGtttgcttaaaataaaattaggacaCTTGGCACGTAGTCATGGATAGTGATAGAATAATAGAACACAAGAAGCATGATTCATGATTAGTTGAAGAATATGACAACAACTAGAAGAAATACTATTAGAGATGAGTTAGTTTCTTTCAAAGCGTGAGGCAtggattataaaatattattaataaattctcAAGGTTCTGTTTGAGCGTGTGAAGCAAAGGAAGTGTGATGAGTTTGGAGGCAGACCtcacaaaatttttaaatagatatttataatttacaaaaaaaaaaaaagaaaaagcttcTGTAAAAGCTAACAGCAGTTAATATGAATAGTATGATGAGATGTTCCTTATATACACAGGTCTTTCAAGAAGTGCCAAATATGGGTTAGCAATAGGAGTGGGAATACCTGGACTCTTGTGTCTAATCGGGATTTCTTGCTGTATCTGCGGCAAGCTAACAAATCGTCGACGTAGCGCGGATCTTCCGGTGACAATTTCCCTAGAACCCGTCCCTTTCGTAATGGGACTGGACGGTGCCACAATTGACAAGTATCCCAAAACTCTTATTGGGGAGAGTGGGCGCTTACTGAAGCCCAATGACAACACCTGCGCAATTTGCCTCTCTGAATATCAACCCAAAGAGACCTTGAGGAGCATTCCCGAATGTAACCATTATTTTCACGCAGATTGCATAGATGAGTGGCTCAGATTGAATGCCACGTGTCCCTTGTGCAGGAATTCGCCTGAGGCATCTTCCactgcttcttttttttccttgtctCCCACTTCTTCATCGTCCTCTCGGTCTCCACAgtaaataccctttttatatatatatacttgatgTAGTTGTAGATCGAGAGTGCTGGTGGTTTCTGTGTTACACTTACACTGTTATAacctctcttcttttttctctccaaaGATTAATAATAAGGATCATCTTATTTCAAACTTATGGACGAGAGGAGCCATAAAAAtctatttaaacaaaataaaattcaaccaagCCCTGACGATGGAGAATgaagtttaaaagaaaattaacttcAACTAATGGAACTTTCCATCAAAGCAACgtttaatcaataaattaaaataaggctgtaccaagaaagaaaaaaaaaaaaaaactataacaaAATGCCGACATGCTAAACAACAAATAATGCGAATAAAAAGTTCCCTAAATTCGAATGAAATTTTgcctcttttaaaaaataaagtaacctTACATCGAATAATCACCAGCAATACtatcatcattttctttaaaacatttgataattattgtaaaattagtGTAAAAGGTTTGTTTTCAGTTTTACTGTATAATTTCTGTGTCTGTCTTTATGTTTACTatttaataaacttttattaaataagaactTATAAATTTGATTGTTGAGTTTTGGAGAGTCATCTTGAACCATTTTAGAACAActgcattttttaaataatagtttatacgttcttaaaatggttttattttactgtaaattatttattttgattacccTTATCATAAAGTAGCATAATCAGTATAATACGTttgtttctgtaaaaaaaaaaaaagtataatacgTTTGGATTTTCTGTTTAAGTAACCCCTGTGACGAATATAATCACCAACAATAACATGAATATggtttcctttaaaaaaaataattattgagaaattaagaaaaaaaaaaggtttgttcttagttttacaagataccTTGTGTCTCTGCATGCactttaaagttaaaaatttagctaaatctttatttaataaaattttattagatgagaatttatttacaaatttgaagAAGAATTGTGTTTTCTAAATATCAGTTGATACGTTCTTAAATTAGTTTTGTTAGGAgagtgaatttttatttatttatgttatttttagggTAAAAAATAAAGGGGGTGTAGCTCATATGGTAGAGCGCTCGCTTCGCATGCGAGAGGCACGGGGTTCGATTCCCCGCACCTCCATTCTTTTACGGTGCACGCAACTCCAATTTTGCCCTTCCACcacccttcttcttctctccccAAACACACCAACACTAACACTCCTTTTCCCTCTCTATTATTTTTCTCAACTTCCTCACTCCCCAACCATTCGAGCTTCCGTGAGCCAGAGCCACAATGGAACCTCCAACGTCACCGCTGCCAACTTATTGGACCAACAACTCTTCCTCCGACGACGCCTTGCAGATCATCGCCGACAACTCTTCAGGGTTTAGCGGCCGTGTTAAGGGTTTCTGACGCTCTTAGGGTTATTAGATATATTTGCGAAGTCGGCGTTTCTCCTGGTGAGGAGGTACGCTTCAACACTTTTTTCTCTGAGGAAATGGCATTACACTGAATCACTTCGCATATATTCTGT belongs to Glycine soja cultivar W05 chromosome 5, ASM419377v2, whole genome shotgun sequence and includes:
- the LOC114413455 gene encoding RING-H2 finger protein ATL20-like, with the protein product MAPSAILLCAFCIFLSNLQSTRGSKQINCNTLRCGDIDIQFPFGLRGSNQDRGCRYYPVQSFQLSCLHGGTQTILTLPGFGNLTVKSIDYESQSIRVNDPDGCLPKRFLQKWSLSVSDSPFVLNPMIYGTIPFNLTFLRCPSNVTDSSQYPLVPISCLSNNSNYSVIASWSQPIMSSPSLSQQCQVMSRALVPLPVLDMPMWPFWPDLNTDLDLVWTEPDCRNCALSGQVCGFSKEKTKTPQVRCFARDSTKGLSRSAKYGLAIGVGIPGLLCLIGISCCICGKLTNRRRSADLPVTISLEPVPFVMGLDGATIDKYPKTLIGESGRLLKPNDNTCAICLSEYQPKETLRSIPECNHYFHADCIDEWLRLNATCPLCRNSPEASSTASFFSLSPTSSSSSRSPQ
- the LOC114411403 gene encoding uncharacterized protein LOC114411403 encodes the protein MELSIKATGCSSYGRALASHARGTGFDSPHLHSFTVHATPILPFHHPSSSLPKHTNTNTPFPSLLFFSTSSLPNHSSFREPEPQWNLQRHRCQLIGPTTLPPTTPCRSSPTTLQGLAAVLRVSDALRVIRYICEVGVSPGEEIPFGKIVKCPSCRIAVGVAQPQQGSPPAERSMDITAWERGLRYVKLMKQSIPAAVHSIVVQTPSGLTRTHRFATETVDLPAQEGERVTVAVAALSNVYRKVGPFKFSPRAPDFYPENTSRSQ